The genomic interval GGAAACGACACTTTGCCGGGCGACGAGATATTCCGCTTGTATGACACTTACGGCTTCCCGGTCGATTTGACCGAGGTGATGGCGGAAGAAAAAGGCTTGAAACTCGATTTAGCCGGTTTCGAAAAGGCGATGGAGCGGCAACAGGAGAAATCACGTTCGTCGTCTGATTTCGGCGTCGATATTGCAAAGAATCTGTCCATCCATATTGAATCGGTAAAGAAATTCCTGAGCGGTCAATCAAAACCGACCGACTTCACCCGGGAGAAGTTCGGAATCACTGCCGCCGTGCTGCATATTTCATATCAGCCTTTTCCTGAAGTCGGCATTGTCGTTCAGGAATCCCCCTTTTACGTCGAAGCCGGCGGACAGATTTCCGACACCGGGATTATCAAAAGCGGCAATGTCACTATCGAGGTGCATACTCTCGCCAACTATCAGGGAAATATCATTCATATTGGCCGAGTGGTATCTGGCACTAAAGAAGAACTCTTATCATTAGTCGGAAAAGAGGTCACTGTCTCCATCGACACCCGCCGCCGCTGGGATATCATGCGCAACCATACCGCCACCCATCTTCTGCACGCCGCCTTGCGCAAAGTCCTCGGCGAGCATGTCCATCAATCCGGCTCCTATGTCGGTCCCGACAAACTCCGCTTCGATTTCTCCCATTTCAAACCGATGACCCCGGACGAAATCGCGCAAGTCGAGAAAATGGTAAATGAAAAAATCCTCGAGGGGAAAGAGGTGCATTCCGACGCCGATGTCGATATCGAGACCGCCAAAAAATCCGGCGCCATGGCTATCTTCGGCGAAAAATATGGCTCCAAAGTGCGGGTAGTCTCGGTTGATGATTTCTCCAAAGAACTTTGCGGCGGCACCCATGTCGAAAATGTCTCGCAGATTGGCCCCTTTATCATCACCCTCGAAACCGGCATCGCCGCCGGCATCCGCCGTATCGAGGCTATCACCGGCAA from Candidatus Zixiibacteriota bacterium carries:
- a CDS encoding alanine--tRNA ligase-related protein, coding for GNDTLPGDEIFRLYDTYGFPVDLTEVMAEEKGLKLDLAGFEKAMERQQEKSRSSSDFGVDIAKNLSIHIESVKKFLSGQSKPTDFTREKFGITAAVLHISYQPFPEVGIVVQESPFYVEAGGQISDTGIIKSGNVTIEVHTLANYQGNIIHIGRVVSGTKEELLSLVGKEVTVSIDTRRRWDIMRNHTATHLLHAALRKVLGEHVHQSGSYVGPDKLRFDFSHFKPMTPDEIAQVEKMVNEKILEGKEVHSDADVDIETAKKSGAMAIFGEKYGSKVRVVSVDDFSKELCGGTHVENVSQIGPFIITLETGIAAGIRRIEAITGKAALEKIRSQKVTVTELSKMTNRPEEEILRAVEELQERLLELQKENKKLKSEKFAGGSISVGQETKIGSLAFRFHNFGNIEIDEMAGWVDSGKSANSPVVTAAIGNINGKATFMASSSATAKVDIGKFSKGILSQFGGRGGGKENFAQGTVPADIEPDRFFKEFETKLKETINR